A genomic region of Coriobacteriaceae bacterium contains the following coding sequences:
- a CDS encoding PhoH family protein, giving the protein MHSSQVTLPLPDGIDLALFCGPQDANLRAIEDLFDATIALRSDSIVMTGDALEVPLISALVSDLFDMVQANKAPTVEDIRRAVEVLRNSDYSPSSLREDILLTYRGRAIRPKTSGQKRYCDAIRDSTVTFAIGPAGTGKTYLAMAMAIAALKRKEIGRIILTRPVVEAGENLGFLPGTLDEKVDPYVRPLYDALFDLTDMEKGNQLISQGVIEIAPLAFMRGRTFNDAFLILDEAQNTTPEQLKMFLTRLGFGSRMIVTGDITQVDLPGGVSGLHGVRDILSDIDEISFIDLTGADVVRHSLVARIVHAYDEAARGARNDSGRSK; this is encoded by the coding sequence ATGCATTCGAGCCAAGTTACGCTTCCCCTGCCCGACGGCATTGACCTTGCCCTCTTCTGTGGTCCCCAGGATGCCAATCTGCGTGCCATCGAAGATCTCTTCGATGCGACCATCGCGTTGCGCTCCGATAGCATCGTCATGACGGGTGATGCCCTCGAGGTACCACTCATCTCGGCGCTTGTCTCCGACCTTTTTGATATGGTCCAGGCTAACAAGGCGCCGACGGTCGAGGACATCCGTCGCGCCGTCGAGGTGCTGCGCAATTCCGATTACTCCCCGAGCTCCCTGCGTGAGGACATTCTGCTTACCTACCGCGGGCGCGCGATTCGCCCCAAGACGAGTGGTCAGAAGCGCTACTGCGATGCCATACGCGACAGCACCGTCACCTTTGCCATCGGTCCGGCTGGCACGGGTAAGACCTACCTCGCCATGGCAATGGCCATCGCCGCACTCAAGCGCAAGGAGATCGGTCGCATCATCCTTACGCGTCCCGTTGTCGAGGCGGGCGAGAACCTCGGTTTCTTGCCGGGTACGCTCGACGAGAAGGTCGATCCTTACGTACGCCCGCTCTATGACGCGCTCTTCGATCTGACCGACATGGAGAAGGGCAACCAGCTCATCTCGCAGGGTGTCATCGAGATCGCCCCCCTTGCCTTCATGCGCGGACGTACCTTCAATGACGCCTTTCTCATTCTCGATGAGGCGCAGAACACCACACCCGAGCAGCTCAAGATGTTCCTCACCCGTCTGGGCTTCGGCTCCAGGATGATCGTCACGGGTGACATCACGCAAGTCGACTTGCCGGGTGGTGTCTCGGGTCTGCACGGCGTGCGCGACATCCTCAGTGATATCGATGAGATTTCCTTTATCGACTTGACCGGTGCAGATGTCGTGCGCCATAGCCTCGTTGCGCGTATCGTGCATGCGTATGACGAAGCAGCTCGCGGCGCGCGTAACGATTCCGGGAGGTCGAAGTAG
- the ybeY gene encoding rRNA maturation RNase YbeY: MLVNIDSRGGALTWDDAAIERLACFALEYMDAPDACEVSISLVDADEIHELNRTYRGIDKPTDVLSFECDDPWDTYEPGTPIEIGDVVIALDVVDGQRAQFGTSLEQEASLMLVHSLLHLLGYDHIDETEALEMEALEKEILDAYGLTGIR; this comes from the coding sequence ATGCTCGTGAACATAGACAGCCGTGGCGGTGCACTAACCTGGGATGACGCGGCTATCGAGAGGCTCGCGTGCTTCGCGCTCGAGTACATGGATGCTCCCGATGCCTGTGAGGTTTCGATTAGCTTAGTTGATGCTGATGAGATTCACGAGCTCAATCGCACGTACCGAGGCATTGACAAGCCCACCGATGTCCTTTCTTTCGAGTGCGATGACCCATGGGATACATACGAGCCGGGTACCCCCATCGAAATCGGTGATGTCGTCATCGCCCTGGATGTCGTTGATGGACAGCGTGCCCAATTTGGCACGAGTCTTGAGCAGGAGGCGTCGCTCATGCTCGTGCACTCGTTGCTGCATCTCCTCGGCTACGATCACATCGACGAGACCGAGGCGCTCGAGATGGAGGCGCTCGAGAAGGAGATTCTCGACGCCTATGGTCTGACGGGGATACGCTGA
- a CDS encoding diacylglycerol kinase family protein — protein sequence MKNQSQAKSFAVAFVGIGRAFMSEVHMKVHLVFALMALIACWVLQVEPWGWCAVIVCIGMVVSAEVLNTAMEALCDKVSPDYDHLIEIAKDAAAGAVLVLAITSVVVGLIVFIPALMKFIA from the coding sequence ATGAAGAACCAGTCACAAGCCAAGAGCTTCGCCGTTGCGTTCGTGGGTATTGGCAGGGCCTTCATGAGCGAAGTTCACATGAAGGTGCATCTCGTCTTCGCGCTCATGGCACTCATCGCCTGCTGGGTCTTGCAGGTCGAACCTTGGGGCTGGTGTGCCGTCATCGTTTGCATTGGGATGGTCGTATCCGCCGAGGTGCTCAACACGGCAATGGAAGCGTTGTGTGACAAGGTGAGCCCCGATTACGATCACCTTATCGAGATAGCCAAGGACGCGGCCGCAGGCGCCGTGCTCGTACTCGCGATTACCTCGGTTGTCGTCGGCCTCATCGTCTTCATCCCGGCGCTCATGAAATTCATTGCGTAA
- the era gene encoding GTPase Era, which translates to MSDLDEMLKAAGIADDAYAAVNPETFRSGFVTLVGRPNAGKSTLLNHIMGTKLAITSRTPQTTRHRFRAVYDTDDMQMVIVDTPGIHKPKDALGAELNESALQALADVDIVAFLIDASQPVGTGDEWIANHINELSCHKILVISKADLVKKPVIAERLEQARGLCDFDAEVVVSAKHNRGLDDFIDAVYDLLPAGPRWFPKDTGVDLSDEVLIAEFIREKILRSTFDEVPHSVGVVVEDIERIEDRSLMRIWAVIYVERDSQKGIIIGAKGSKIKQIGMQAREDLERIFGCQVHLDLTVKVKKDWRQNAAQVRKFGYGEGL; encoded by the coding sequence ATGTCCGACCTGGATGAGATGCTCAAAGCCGCAGGCATTGCCGATGATGCGTATGCGGCAGTCAATCCCGAGACCTTTCGCAGCGGCTTCGTGACGCTCGTCGGTCGGCCCAATGCGGGCAAGTCAACATTGCTCAACCATATCATGGGCACCAAACTCGCCATCACATCGCGTACGCCCCAGACCACGCGTCACCGCTTCCGCGCAGTATACGATACCGATGACATGCAGATGGTCATCGTCGACACGCCGGGCATCCACAAACCGAAGGACGCCTTGGGTGCCGAGCTCAATGAGTCAGCCCTGCAGGCGCTGGCGGATGTCGATATCGTCGCCTTCCTCATCGACGCATCGCAGCCTGTTGGCACGGGGGATGAGTGGATTGCCAACCACATAAACGAGCTTTCGTGCCACAAGATCCTTGTTATCTCCAAAGCCGACCTCGTCAAGAAACCCGTCATCGCTGAGCGCCTTGAGCAGGCACGTGGCCTGTGCGACTTTGATGCCGAGGTCGTCGTTTCCGCCAAGCACAACCGTGGTCTCGACGACTTCATTGACGCCGTCTACGATCTGCTTCCGGCAGGTCCACGCTGGTTTCCCAAGGATACGGGTGTCGATCTTTCTGACGAAGTGCTCATTGCCGAGTTCATTCGCGAGAAGATCCTGCGTTCGACCTTCGATGAGGTTCCCCATTCGGTCGGTGTCGTTGTCGAGGACATCGAGCGCATCGAGGACCGGAGCCTCATGCGCATCTGGGCGGTCATATATGTCGAGCGCGATAGCCAGAAGGGCATCATCATCGGTGCCAAGGGCAGCAAGATCAAGCAAATTGGCATGCAGGCGCGTGAGGATCTCGAGCGCATCTTTGGCTGCCAGGTGCATCTCGACCTCACGGTGAAGGTCAAGAAGGACTGGCGTCAGAACGCCGCGCAGGTCAGGAAATTTGGCTATGGCGAAGGCCTATAA
- the recO gene encoding DNA repair protein RecO — protein MAKAYNERCIVLKHTKLGETDVIVTMLGGDGRQIRAVAKGLRKPGNRIGARLELFAEADLLLHEGKSLDIVREVKTIATNASIREELERTAAASVETEFLEKLGRDGVVLGERMYEMSAASMRTIAELPARKAAFIAAAFLFKAMAMQGFAPATRECALCGTPIEQVKAFDVSYGGALCDDCLGRLGICTTIDSRAAAWIEALLFSTFAQIADIESYPEIELLDLAHMWVCEHAGFELKSIAFLKTLLMG, from the coding sequence ATGGCGAAGGCCTATAACGAGCGCTGCATCGTCCTCAAGCACACGAAGCTTGGAGAGACCGACGTCATCGTCACCATGCTCGGCGGGGACGGACGTCAGATACGAGCCGTTGCCAAGGGGCTGCGCAAACCCGGCAACCGCATTGGGGCGCGCCTCGAGTTGTTTGCCGAGGCAGATTTGCTCTTGCATGAGGGGAAGTCCCTCGACATCGTGCGCGAGGTCAAGACGATTGCCACGAACGCGTCGATACGCGAGGAGCTTGAGCGCACGGCAGCCGCAAGCGTCGAGACGGAGTTCCTCGAGAAGCTCGGACGCGACGGCGTTGTCCTGGGCGAGCGCATGTACGAGATGAGCGCGGCGTCGATGCGCACCATAGCTGAACTACCGGCACGTAAGGCGGCATTCATAGCAGCGGCCTTTCTCTTCAAGGCGATGGCCATGCAGGGATTTGCACCTGCAACGCGCGAATGCGCACTCTGCGGCACACCCATCGAGCAGGTGAAAGCCTTCGACGTGAGCTATGGTGGCGCACTCTGCGATGATTGCCTTGGGCGACTCGGGATCTGCACGACCATCGACTCGCGGGCTGCGGCTTGGATCGAGGCTTTGCTGTTCTCGACCTTCGCCCAGATTGCCGATATCGAATCCTATCCCGAAATCGAATTGCTCGATCTTGCCCACATGTGGGTCTGCGAGCATGCGGGTTTCGAGCTCAAGAGCATTGCCTTTCTCAAGACGCTGCTGATGGGATGA
- a CDS encoding transporter substrate-binding domain-containing protein translates to MKKKLVSIALACCMLCFGALALTACGGSAASSSSAAGNNAPEDNVFIVGFDQSYPPYGFKDTTTGEFTGLDLDLAKEVCDRNGWTFQAEPIDWDAKDALINQGNITCIWNGFTYEGRENDYSFTDMYMINGQVIVVKADSGINSLADLAGKTVMTQVDSAALEVLDGDEKSLQDTFAGGKVETIGDYNNAFMQLESGMVDAVACDLSIAQYQMAAKPGVFKMLDEQLSSEHYAVAFKKGNDGLADQVTMTLKEMDADGTVKEICEKYSADGISYENWCLGK, encoded by the coding sequence ATGAAGAAGAAACTCGTATCGATTGCGCTTGCATGCTGCATGCTCTGCTTTGGCGCCCTTGCCCTGACGGCATGCGGTGGTAGTGCTGCATCTTCGAGCAGCGCGGCTGGAAATAACGCACCTGAGGACAACGTCTTTATTGTCGGTTTCGATCAGAGCTATCCGCCGTACGGCTTCAAGGACACCACGACGGGCGAGTTCACTGGTCTCGATCTCGATCTTGCCAAGGAGGTTTGCGATCGTAACGGCTGGACCTTCCAGGCCGAGCCGATTGACTGGGATGCCAAGGACGCGCTCATCAACCAGGGCAACATTACCTGCATCTGGAACGGTTTCACCTACGAAGGCCGTGAGAACGATTACTCCTTCACCGACATGTACATGATCAATGGCCAGGTCATCGTCGTTAAGGCTGACAGCGGTATCAACTCGCTGGCCGATCTTGCCGGCAAGACCGTCATGACGCAGGTCGATTCTGCTGCTCTCGAGGTACTCGATGGTGACGAGAAGAGCCTGCAGGATACCTTCGCTGGTGGCAAGGTCGAGACGATCGGCGATTACAATAACGCCTTCATGCAGCTTGAGAGCGGTATGGTCGATGCCGTTGCCTGCGATCTGTCCATTGCGCAGTATCAGATGGCCGCCAAGCCGGGCGTGTTTAAGATGCTTGACGAGCAGCTCTCCAGCGAGCATTACGCCGTTGCCTTCAAGAAGGGCAACGATGGTCTCGCCGATCAGGTTACCATGACGCTCAAGGAGATGGACGCCGACGGTACGGTCAAGGAGATTTGCGAGAAGTACTCTGCTGACGGCATCAGCTACGAGAACTGGTGCCTGGGCAAGTAA